The following DNA comes from Miscanthus floridulus cultivar M001 chromosome 5, ASM1932011v1, whole genome shotgun sequence.
agAAGCAGAATGTCCCATTAGCTTCATTTTTTCATTACAGTTTTTCAGATTTCATGGCCGCTCGCTAGATATAGGATATAAAACAACGTAAGGGATACCACTGGAACAAAATAATCACTACAAATTAGGCTTGGCTAATTTGTCCTAAAAGCATGTTAAGTTCAACTATAAACATGCAAATTGCCTCACATGTTAGGCAACCTAGCTATATGAAGAGAAGCAATTCGTATGCCAACAACCAAACAAAAACACAGCAGCAACTCTCCTCACTAACATTTGACAAGAATCTACAAACTCAGATTGGATACAACAATCCAATAATTGTACAGCAGCAGAACTGCCATATACAACAAAACACGATCAATCCCAACATTTCCACGACGAAATGCCAAGAAAACAAGTCACTAcatctacatgaccaacttgcttgtagATTATAGACTACAAATGGCACAAGAAGAGAAATCAGAGCCTTACATGCTTGCAGGGGATGCCGAGCTTCTTGAGCCGCAGCGTGCGGGCCACGAGGAGCCTCTGGAGGTCGCCGCCCACAGCCCCCTCCAGCTTCGCGGCGTGCGCCTCCACCCCCTTCCCGACGCCGTTCAGGAACTCCACCACGCCGACCTTGGCTGCGCCCCGGAAGGAAGGATCCGACTCCAGTCACGAAAAAGAAGCAGCACGGAATTTGTGACGGAGGTCGGGGAGGGCGTACCTTGGTAGGGCTGGGCATGGAAAGATCTCGCCGGGCCGCCGAGGAGGAAGCGGCGGGCGTGAGCGGCGCACGCGACAGCCATGCGatggagagagaaagagacaCTCGAGAGACGGGCGGAGGCCTTCTGGCGGCGGTGAGCAGAGCGCAGCGCAGGGGGAGTGCACGGTAGGGTATAGGCAGGAGGAGGTGCCCGTGCGCCGCCGGCCCGCCGCCCTGGAGAGTGAAGACCGGAGAGCTCGCGTTGTTGTCCAgctccagccccccccccccccccccccccctttttttttttgcaatttggcccttttttaaaaaaattaggtTTAACCCCTGGGCAACGAAAACTGATCTTCAGACCCTGGGTGTCGGCGCCGAggaaacacgtctcggcgccgtaGGTCTTGACGCCGAGATGCCTGGCCGGGAATAGCGGGGCAGCCAAGGTGGCGCTGACATGGCAGGTAGGTCGGAGCCATGGATCTCGACGCCAACCTCGGAGCCATGGATCTCGACGCAGTCCTCGGAGCCAAGATCCCTAGCGCTGAGCTCGGATTCAAAACACATGCCAAGGTTTCTCTGGCCGAGGCTCCTTTCATTTCTTCCTCCTTGTTCTCGGGTTTTTGCTCTCCCCAAACCGCCTAATCTCTTTAATCGAGCAATTTGACATTGAAAAgttggatttgatccatagatcttcgagagcaaggtatgttATCTCCCTTCCTCATTTTTACGTATTGGTTTGGTATATATTACGTGTATTTTGCAACCCTAAATATGTTAGTACTTATTGTTTGAAGTGATTATTaattttttgtattatgtaacAGTAGGATGCCAAGGCATGGTAAAGCTAGTAAACCAAGGTAATCTTTGTCAATCGTGTTATATTATTGATTCATTTATGTGCAACAAATGAAAAACCCTAGGTTTACGGTTTAATGGTCATTGCTTTCGGtttttagaacgaaattggttcatttgtagttatggccggatgaccgaaaATGCCTTTGATatattgcctctgcctagtggtatTCTAGTGCTCATGTGCTTTTATGGTGATCCTTACAAGGTAGCGAAGTCTGATGAAGAGGACatatataggcagaggtattggatgtgtgccaatttttcctttgagcctacactttatcagcgccgcattaacaagatggtggaaaattgatgttgtgtaataattattttgtgtcatatgaAGTCATGCATAGTTTATTTGGTGTGTAACATTTGAATGTATTGCAGACCCCTCCATCGCTCTGTGTTTTttagcagtggatcgacactgagatcaagccggaAGACAAGGAGTGAATGCAGAAACTTttacggtgggaggcagaggacaaggagttgATTGAGAGGAGACACAAAGAAgtggctatagaaaaggagcacaaggaagaggaggaaaggaggcgtgttgctgcgtatagggaggagaggaagaagaagcttgagcatgcGCGCCGAGCGAAAGCAAcgatggaggagaatctcgatgctctaaggaagggaaagtggcctcgttgcactcagtagtctccatgacttgctagttgtatggtttattcatgaacaatgttgtctagtcttggacttttcattgtgttgtcatgtactgCACTTTAATTATGGACATACTTAGGCTATTTACTGTGTTATTTAGTTTATCGGCATGTACTTCTATTatcattgtgttgtttaatgtgtcctagtattggacttttcattgtgtcgttgttttcattatttgtggtcataatattctgTTTAATATTACGGAGGTAG
Coding sequences within:
- the LOC136452023 gene encoding uncharacterized protein; protein product: MAVACAAHARRFLLGGPARSFHAQPYQAKVGVVEFLNGVGKGVEAHAAKLEGAVGGDLQRLLVARTLRLKKLGIPCKHRKLILSFAHKYRLGLWKPQADPRKVE